In Oscillatoria acuminata PCC 6304, a single window of DNA contains:
- a CDS encoding YggT family protein — MTSVAIASWIIGPLLVVMTISFIFRIILTWYPQIELTKFPWILIALPTEPFLAPTRKIIAPLGGVDITPIIWVGIISLLREILLGQQGLLRMMM; from the coding sequence ATGACATCGGTTGCGATCGCCAGTTGGATCATTGGCCCTCTCTTAGTCGTGATGACCATATCCTTCATTTTCCGGATTATCCTAACCTGGTATCCCCAAATCGAACTCACTAAATTTCCCTGGATCCTGATTGCCCTCCCCACCGAACCCTTCCTAGCCCCCACCCGCAAAATCATCGCCCCCCTAGGCGGTGTAGACATTACCCCCATTATCTGGGTCGGCATCATCAGTCTCCTCCGAGAAATCCTCCTGGGTCAGCAAGGGTTACTGAGGATGATGATGTAG
- the accC gene encoding acetyl-CoA carboxylase biotin carboxylase subunit, producing the protein MQFSKVLIANRGEIALRILRTCEEMGIATVAVHSTIDRHALHVQLADEAVCIGEPPSAKSYLNIPNIISAALTMNATAIHPGYGFLSENARFAEICADHQISFIGPTPEAMRAMGDKSTAKETMQKAGVPTVPGSDGLITNEKDAREIARKIGYPVMIKATAGGGGRGMRLVREDGELGKLFAAAQGEAEAAFGNPGVYLEKFIERPRHIEFQILADAHGNVIHLGERECSIQRRHQKLLEEAPSPAITPSLRQKMGKAAVKAAKSIHYTGAGTIEFLLDHTGHFYFMEMNTRIQVEHPVTEMITGLDLIAEQIRIAQGEKLRLSQDQVQLRGHAIECRINAEDPDRNFRPCPGRINGFLPPGGPGVRMDSHVYTDYDIPAYYDSLIGKLIVWGCDRPSALKRMRRALRECAITGVPTTIPFHQKILEHPDFIQGDVYTNFVEQMMSKE; encoded by the coding sequence ATGCAATTCTCCAAAGTTCTCATTGCCAATCGCGGCGAAATCGCCCTTCGGATTCTCCGGACCTGTGAGGAGATGGGGATTGCCACGGTTGCGGTACACTCCACCATCGACCGTCATGCCCTCCATGTCCAACTGGCAGATGAGGCGGTTTGCATTGGCGAACCTCCCAGTGCCAAAAGCTACTTAAATATTCCCAATATCATCTCTGCTGCTTTAACCATGAACGCCACGGCAATTCACCCGGGTTATGGGTTCTTGTCGGAAAATGCTCGGTTTGCCGAAATCTGTGCGGATCATCAGATTAGTTTTATCGGACCGACTCCCGAGGCGATGCGCGCAATGGGGGATAAGTCTACGGCGAAGGAAACCATGCAAAAGGCGGGGGTGCCGACGGTCCCGGGAAGCGATGGGTTAATTACCAATGAAAAAGATGCCCGGGAAATTGCCCGGAAAATTGGCTATCCGGTGATGATTAAGGCAACCGCTGGGGGTGGCGGACGAGGAATGCGCTTAGTCCGGGAAGACGGTGAACTAGGGAAACTGTTTGCAGCAGCGCAAGGGGAAGCAGAAGCGGCATTTGGGAATCCCGGGGTTTATTTAGAAAAATTTATCGAACGCCCGCGCCACATTGAGTTCCAAATCCTGGCGGATGCTCATGGCAATGTGATCCATTTGGGGGAACGGGAATGCTCGATTCAGCGCCGTCACCAAAAACTGTTGGAAGAAGCCCCCAGTCCTGCCATAACGCCCAGCTTGCGCCAAAAAATGGGTAAGGCGGCGGTGAAGGCGGCGAAGTCGATTCATTATACGGGTGCGGGAACGATTGAGTTTCTGTTGGATCACACGGGTCATTTCTATTTTATGGAAATGAATACTCGGATCCAGGTGGAACACCCGGTGACGGAGATGATTACGGGGTTGGATTTGATTGCGGAACAGATTCGGATTGCTCAAGGGGAAAAACTGCGGTTGAGTCAGGACCAAGTGCAGTTACGGGGTCATGCGATCGAATGTCGGATTAATGCGGAAGACCCTGATCGCAATTTTCGCCCTTGTCCCGGACGGATTAATGGGTTTTTACCTCCTGGGGGTCCGGGGGTGCGGATGGATTCCCATGTGTACACGGATTATGATATTCCGGCTTATTATGATTCGCTGATTGGCAAGTTGATTGTCTGGGGTTGCGATCGCCCTTCGGCCCTCAAGCGCATGAGACGAGCACTGCGTGAATGCGCCATCACCGGGGTTCCGACTACGATTCCGTTCCATCAGAAGATTCTGGAACATCCCGATTTTATTCAAGGGGATGTTTATACCAATTTTGTGGAACAGATGATGTCGAAGGAGTGA
- the dnaA gene encoding chromosomal replication initiator protein DnaA — translation MEISLESLWDRVLERLQVQLSRPTFETWIKTATAVQLENNCLVIDTPNPFARNWLQKYYIKTIADVVTDILGHPVDIYITTSGSEGNQGSDRSDYMWPSPVITQSPEPSHTHPHRPPELNSKYVFSRFVVGANNRMAHAASLAVAESPGREFNPLFLCGGVGLGKTHLMQAIGHYRLEISPDCKIFYVSTEQFTNDLIAAIRKDSMQSFREHYRAADVLLVDDIQFIEGKEYTQEEFFYTFNTLHEAGKQIVLASDRPPNHIPRLQERLCSRFSMGLIADVQTPDLETRMAILQKKAEYEKMRLPRDVIEYIASHFTSNIRELEGALIRVVAYLSISGLPMTVENIAPILNPQTEPVKATVESVMMAVEEIMGISLEDLKGNSRRREISQARQIAMYLIRQHTDLSLPKIGEEFGGKDHTTVMYSCEKIAALKDNDVEMRNLLRQLSDRIHFASKSPG, via the coding sequence GTGGAGATTTCTCTCGAAAGTCTTTGGGATCGGGTACTGGAACGGTTACAGGTGCAATTGAGCCGTCCCACCTTTGAAACCTGGATCAAAACCGCCACTGCCGTGCAGCTAGAAAACAACTGCTTGGTGATTGATACGCCCAATCCCTTTGCTCGCAACTGGTTACAAAAGTATTACATTAAAACCATTGCTGATGTCGTCACCGATATCCTGGGACATCCTGTAGATATTTACATCACCACCAGTGGCAGCGAAGGCAACCAAGGGAGCGATCGCAGCGACTATATGTGGCCCTCTCCCGTCATCACCCAGAGTCCCGAACCCAGTCACACCCATCCGCATCGTCCTCCAGAACTCAATTCCAAATATGTCTTTTCCCGATTTGTGGTGGGTGCAAACAACCGGATGGCTCATGCTGCCTCCCTCGCCGTTGCCGAATCTCCAGGACGGGAGTTTAATCCGTTGTTTCTTTGTGGCGGGGTCGGATTGGGCAAAACTCACCTGATGCAGGCGATCGGTCATTATCGCTTAGAAATCTCTCCCGATTGTAAGATATTTTATGTCTCTACAGAACAATTCACCAATGATTTAATTGCTGCAATTCGCAAGGATAGTATGCAGAGTTTCCGGGAACATTATCGAGCGGCAGATGTGTTATTAGTCGATGACATCCAATTTATTGAAGGTAAAGAATACACCCAGGAAGAATTTTTTTATACCTTTAATACCCTTCATGAAGCGGGAAAACAGATTGTTTTAGCCTCAGACCGCCCCCCCAATCACATCCCCCGGTTGCAAGAGCGCTTATGTTCGCGGTTTTCAATGGGATTAATTGCGGATGTTCAAACCCCGGATTTAGAAACCCGCATGGCAATTTTGCAAAAAAAAGCCGAATATGAAAAGATGAGGTTGCCTCGGGATGTAATTGAATATATTGCCTCTCATTTCACCTCAAATATTCGAGAATTAGAGGGAGCATTAATTCGGGTTGTGGCTTATCTGTCTATTTCTGGATTACCGATGACAGTGGAAAATATTGCTCCAATTTTAAATCCGCAAACCGAGCCAGTCAAGGCCACAGTAGAATCGGTGATGATGGCAGTCGAGGAGATAATGGGAATTTCCCTAGAGGATTTGAAGGGGAATTCGCGACGGCGAGAAATTAGCCAAGCGCGCCAGATTGCGATGTATCTAATCCGTCAGCATACGGATTTGAGTTTACCGAAGATTGGGGAGGAGTTTGGGGGAAAAGACCATACGACGGTGATGTACAGTTGCGAAAAAATTGCGGCGCTCAAGGATAATGATGTGGAAATGCGGAATTTGCTCAGACAGTTGAGCGATCGCATTCACTTTGCGAGTAAATCCCCGGGGTAA
- the dnaN gene encoding DNA polymerase III subunit beta gives MKFICAQNQLATNLSLISRAVPSRPTHPVLANVLLSADEEQQQVSLTAFDLSLGIKTSFAAKVETSGTLTLPAKLFNDIISRLPDGEVTLDDERPSTGEDSAAEAGILATITSTSGRYEVRGMSAEEFPALPTISEGQTVQLPAEALMQGLHGTLFATSADETKQVLTGVHLIVHADSLEFAATDGHRLAIVETINETEDGDEEAEPDENADELEVTVPARALRELDRIVGMHEGHEPISLNFDPGQIVLELGGFRLTSRTLEGQYPAYSQLVPRSFERQVTVERRQLLSALERIGVLADRKNNIVKFSIDQEKQMLSLSVEAADVGSGRESMSAQITGESLDIAFNVKYAMESLKNISATEIIIKLNSATSPVVLSPLTGVKMTHLIMPVQMRG, from the coding sequence ATGAAATTTATTTGCGCTCAAAACCAACTCGCCACCAACCTCTCCCTGATCAGTCGTGCAGTCCCCTCTCGTCCGACTCATCCGGTACTCGCCAACGTGCTCCTCAGTGCCGATGAGGAACAGCAGCAAGTCAGCTTAACCGCCTTTGATTTATCCCTGGGGATCAAAACCAGTTTTGCCGCCAAAGTCGAAACTAGCGGTACCCTCACCCTCCCCGCAAAACTCTTCAACGACATCATCTCTCGCCTCCCCGATGGAGAAGTCACCCTCGACGATGAAAGACCCTCCACCGGCGAAGATTCTGCTGCTGAAGCGGGAATTTTAGCCACCATCACCTCCACCTCCGGACGGTATGAAGTCCGAGGCATGAGTGCCGAAGAATTTCCTGCACTCCCGACAATTTCCGAGGGACAAACCGTCCAACTGCCTGCTGAGGCCCTGATGCAAGGATTGCACGGCACCCTCTTCGCCACCTCCGCCGATGAAACCAAGCAAGTGTTAACCGGCGTTCATTTAATCGTCCATGCCGACAGCTTAGAATTTGCCGCCACTGATGGACACCGCTTGGCGATCGTTGAAACCATCAACGAGACAGAAGACGGCGACGAGGAAGCAGAACCTGATGAAAATGCCGATGAATTAGAAGTCACCGTCCCAGCGCGTGCCCTACGGGAACTCGATCGCATCGTGGGAATGCATGAAGGACATGAACCCATTTCCCTCAACTTCGACCCCGGACAAATCGTCTTAGAACTGGGAGGATTTCGCCTTACCAGTCGCACCCTAGAAGGTCAATATCCCGCCTATAGTCAATTAGTTCCCCGGTCCTTTGAGCGCCAAGTCACCGTCGAACGTCGCCAACTTTTAAGCGCCTTAGAACGCATTGGAGTCTTAGCCGATCGCAAAAATAATATCGTCAAATTCTCCATTGACCAAGAAAAACAAATGCTCTCTCTCTCTGTCGAAGCTGCCGATGTTGGCAGCGGACGAGAATCCATGTCGGCTCAAATTACTGGAGAGAGTTTAGACATTGCATTTAACGTCAAATATGCAATGGAATCGTTGAAAAATATCAGCGCCACCGAGATTATCATTAAACTCAATTCCGCCACATCCCCGGTGGTCTTATCGCCGCTAACTGGCGTAAAAATGACCCATTTAATCATGCCAGTTCAGATGCGGGGTTAA
- the psbX gene encoding photosystem II reaction center X protein: MTPSLANLFWSLFWGAFLIVIPATAALIFISQKDKVQRF, from the coding sequence ATGACGCCATCACTCGCCAACCTGTTTTGGAGCCTCTTCTGGGGTGCGTTCCTGATCGTGATCCCCGCCACTGCTGCTCTCATCTTCATCAGCCAGAAAGATAAAGTGCAACG